Genomic window (Synergistaceae bacterium):
ATACTCTCTGATGAAGTTATCGGTCACATGAGGGAAAATATAAATATACCTAAATCGAATTCAATTGAAATTATAAACAGAAAAAAACCTAACTTAGATCCCAGTTGCTTTGTGCCATATAAAGCAGAAAATGATGAGATTCCCCCTATGCCCGCATTTGGTGATGGCTATAGATGGCATTTGACGGGATTAACGAGTGATGATTTTGGATTTCCAACAAATAAAACAAATGAGATTGAAAGAAAAGCTAAGAGAATAATTTCTAAAGTTGAAAATGTTCGAGAAGAAATAGTTGAATATAATGAGGAGAATATGGAAGATGCAGAAGTTGCTATCGTTTCATATGGAAGTGTATCCCGTTCCTCATTACGTGCGGTTCGCAATCTAAGGGAAAACAGAATCAAAGTAGGACATTTTCGTCCCTTAACTCTGTGGCCCTTTCCAACATTACAAATAAGGCAGATTTCCAAAAAAGTAAAATACTTAATAGTCCCTGAATTAAATGCAGGTCAAATGGTTATGGAAGTAGAGAGAGTTGCTGATAGTAGATGTAATGTAATTGGTAAAAGTCTTTTAAACGGGAATCTATACAAACCCGAAGAAATAATAAATTTTGTAAAAGAGGTGCTTTAACTATGCCTCGTGAAGAAATAAAAAACCTATTAAGAAAACAATATTTCCCTCATAT
Coding sequences:
- a CDS encoding 2-oxoacid:acceptor oxidoreductase subunit alpha, giving the protein MSKIDFWQGNKAVAMGGLMAGCSFFAGYPITPSTEIMEIMSEELPKIGGKFIQMEDEIAGIAAALGASIAGKKAMTASSGPGISLKQELLGYAYMAEIPVVVVNVQRGGPSTGLPTMASQGDVMQAKWGTHGDHATIAYAPSSVQECYTMTIRAFNMSERFRQPVFILSDEVIGHMRENINIPKSNSIEIINRKKPNLDPSCFVPYKAENDEIPPMPAFGDGYRWHLTGLTSDDFGFPTNKTNEIERKAKRIISKVENVREEIVEYNEENMEDAEVAIVSYGSVSRSSLRAVRNLRENRIKVGHFRPLTLWPFPTLQIRQISKKVKYLIVPELNAGQMVMEVERVADSRCNVIGKSLLNGNLYKPEEIINFVKEVL